In Capsicum annuum cultivar UCD-10X-F1 chromosome 7, UCD10Xv1.1, whole genome shotgun sequence, one genomic interval encodes:
- the LOC107876991 gene encoding transcription factor MYB36 gives MGRAPCCDKANVKKGPWSPEEDAKLKAYIEENGTGNNWIALPQKIGLKRCGKSCRLRWLNYLRPNIKHGGFTEEEDNIICSLYISIGSRWSIIAAQLPGRTDNDIKNYWNTRLKKKLLGKRKQSQMNRLLLANGGQDLKELNGLEENPLLQNLSNSALERLQLHMQLQTLTNPLSFYNNPSLWPKLTPLQQKMIQTLQVNGLNEDQPPLYAPINPSENHAQELGQKVGMNEFASTNFKVNDQVEKSSPIDVLDTNVGQENTRDQIQIQGVQGFTQLEIDDLILSNKGSIGMNMNSEFDLAWWSNEFDTNRASASNSWGSSSNILQNTHDEMYQDYALGYNLQ, from the exons atgggtaGAGCTCCATGTTGTGACAAAGCAAATGTGAAAAAAGGACCATGGTCACCAGAAGAAGATGCAAAACTCAAGGCTTATATTGAAGAAAATGGCACTGGTAACAATTGGATTGCTCTTCCCCAAAAAATAG ggCTTAAGAGATGTGGAAAGAGTTGCAGGTTAAGATGGTTGAATTACTTAAGACCTAATATTAAACATGGTGGATTTACTGAAGAAGAAGACAATATCATTTGCAGTCTCTATATTAGTATTGGAAGCAg GTGGTCGATAATAGCTGCACAGCTTCCTGGAAGAACAGATAACGATATCAAGAATTACTGGAACACCAGACTGAAGAAGAAGCTTCTTGGAAAAagaaaacaatctcaaatgaatAGATTATTGCTTGCTAATGGTGGTCAAGATCTTAAAGAACTAAATGGATTAGAAGAAAATCCATTATTACAAAACCTAAGTAACTCAGCTCTTGAAAGACTTCAACTTCATATGCAACTTCAAACCCTAACAAACCCTctttctttttataataatcCATCACTTTGGCCTAAGTTAACCCCTCTTCAACAAAAAATGATCCAAACCCTACAAGTTAATGGCTTAAATGAGGATCAACCACCTCTTTACGCGCCGATAAACCCTAGTGAAAACCATGCTCAAGAATTAGGGCAAAAAGTTGGGATGAATGAATTTGCTAGTACTAACTTCAAGGTGAATGATCAAGTGGAAAAAAGTAGTCCAATTGATGTTCTTGACACGAACGTAGGTCAAGAAAACACGAGAGATCAGATCCAGATTCAGGGCGTTCAGGGTTTTACTCAACTGGAGATCGATGACCTAATTCTCAGCAACAAGGGATCGATAGGCATGAATATGAACTCCGAATTCGATTTGGCATGGTGGTCTAATGAATTTGACACAAATAGAGCTTCAGCATCAAATTCTTGGGGTTCATCTTCAAATATTCTTCAAAATACTCATGATGAAATGTATCAAGATTATGCACTAGGGTATAATTTGCAATAA
- the LOC107877496 gene encoding probable serine/threonine-protein kinase PBL17 encodes MGSITASCILIEDKEMDIKVFDFGSVSDHMHKGVKVPGKYHSGWEAPERGNMTAKSDVFVFGLLLVELITKKEVDDLFLFPSQRDIKNIVDESFKEVDAETASKITSMTYRCTEMEANDRPTMKEVLNVLEAAAKMGAKGEKRRRSGSSSSEDGSKGGEAKKKLEAAKTNEAIEAATANEEGSRSS; translated from the exons ATGGGCAGTATTACTGCATCATGCATTCTGATAGAAGATAAG GAAATGGATATAAAAGTATTTGACTTTGGTTCCGTCTCTGATCATATGCATAAGGGTGTTAAAGTTCCTGGCAAGTATCATAGTGGCTGGGAAGCTCCAGAAAGAG GTAATATGACGGCGAAATCTGATGTTTTTGTATTTGGTCTGTTACTGGTGGAGCTGATAACCAAAAAGGaggttgatgatttatttttatttccaaGCCAACGCGACATAAAGAATATAGTGGATGAAAGCTTCAAAGAAGTTGATGCTGAAACTGCATCTAAGATCACAAGCATGACATACAGATGCACTGAAATGGAAGCAAATGATAGGCCAACTATGAAGGAAGTATTAAACGTTCTGGAAGCAGCAGCGAAGATGGGAGCAAAGGGGGAGAAGCGAAGAAGAAGTGGAAGCAGCAGCAGCGAAGATGGGAGCAAAGGGGGAGAAGCGAAAAAGAAGTTGGAAGCAGCAAAAACGAATGAAGCAATAGAAGCAGCTACTGCAAATGAAGAAGGAAGTAGAAGCAGCTAG
- the LOC124899979 gene encoding uncharacterized protein LOC124899979 gives MELYTDYNMIAHCCEVKSNGDQGYEVIEGEDTHVVHLGRKKCTCRTWDLTGIPCPYAIKAYIHDKQEPEDHVNWWYSKKACILVYMHKIQPVRGSKFWKVDATHAMEPPEIQKMISRPQVKRTRKKAESRKREGVWSVSRKALKMTCGHCGAPGHNQRKCPLLNKSKEPVEDVLVLAPRDSQESGVFMPTPGCVASSSQ, from the exons ATGGAGTTGTATACTGATTATAATATGATTGCACATTGTTGTGAAGTAAAATCTAATGGAGACCAGGGGTATGAGGTGATTGAGGGCGAAGATACGcatgtggtacatcttggtaggaAGAAGTGCACGTGTAGGACATGGGACTTGACAGGCATACCATGTCCTTATGCCATTAAAGCTTACATTCATGACAAACAAGAACCAGAAGATCATGTGAATTGGTGGTATTCAAAAAAAGCTTGCATATTGGTATACATGCATAAAATACAACCTGTTAGAGGTTCTAAATTCTGGAAAGTTGATGCTACTCATGCTATGGAGCCAcctgaaatacaaaaaatgattAGTAGACCACAGGTTAAGAGGACAAGGAAAAAGGCCGAATCTAGAAAGAGGGAGGGGGTATGGTCAGTTTCAAGAAAAGCACTGAAAATGACATGTGGTCATTGTGGTGCACCAGGCCATAATCAAAGGAAATGtcctttg CTTAACAAATCAAAAGAACCAGTTGAAGATGTACTAGTGTTAGCACCCCGAGATAGCCAAGAATCTGGTGTCTTCATGCCTACTCCTGGATGTGTTGCTTCTTCAAGTCAATAG